One genomic region from Haloarcula taiwanensis encodes:
- a CDS encoding ferrichrome ABC transporter substrate-binding protein produces the protein MEYGSQSTRRQLLAGTGLTVGAALAGCASMTESDNTENSNESTRTEQADSYEACIEPVGCQTFESVPETYIVNNGEWADMAFALGQRDGFLTSTNMIPGFLFEPFGLDVPPRSETESMSAISWDKEIFYEREPDVILMDPHYMHGTGWDDSWDESDTREISENVAPFFGNNILRRRDFHDYKLYSLYGAFERLAELFQERERYEAMASVHDDLQREIQSRLPSDGNQPTIGLVNSATNPSEGTFYPMNTDAEGIEMKPYQDLGIESSFTPELVENGTIDYEQLLEVDPEIIVVHWGIKTTGNTDSFSLSAFHKQFVEPMETDPVGSQLTAVEAGNIYPGAFGSQGPLVNLLQTEMVAQQLYPEEFGEFEPERFPEVADDKQLFDRQRVKDIIQGRF, from the coding sequence ATGGAATATGGTAGTCAGTCAACACGACGCCAGTTACTCGCAGGGACCGGTCTCACAGTCGGCGCGGCACTGGCCGGCTGTGCGTCGATGACCGAGTCAGACAACACGGAAAACTCAAATGAGTCGACTCGGACAGAACAGGCAGACAGCTACGAGGCCTGTATCGAGCCAGTAGGGTGTCAGACTTTCGAGTCGGTACCTGAGACCTACATCGTCAACAACGGCGAGTGGGCCGATATGGCCTTTGCGCTGGGTCAACGCGACGGGTTCCTGACGTCGACGAACATGATACCCGGATTCCTCTTCGAGCCGTTCGGGCTGGACGTACCGCCGCGCTCGGAGACGGAGTCGATGTCGGCGATTAGCTGGGACAAGGAGATCTTCTACGAACGCGAGCCCGATGTGATTTTGATGGACCCTCACTACATGCATGGCACCGGCTGGGACGACTCATGGGACGAGTCAGATACCCGGGAAATCAGCGAAAACGTTGCTCCCTTCTTCGGGAACAACATCCTGCGCCGACGCGATTTCCACGACTACAAGCTCTACTCGCTGTACGGGGCCTTCGAGCGGCTCGCTGAGTTGTTCCAGGAACGCGAGCGCTACGAGGCGATGGCGTCTGTTCACGACGATCTTCAGAGGGAGATCCAATCGCGGCTCCCGTCGGATGGCAACCAGCCAACGATTGGTCTCGTCAACAGCGCCACTAATCCGAGCGAAGGGACGTTCTATCCGATGAATACGGATGCCGAAGGTATCGAAATGAAACCATACCAGGATCTCGGCATCGAAAGCTCGTTCACCCCTGAGCTGGTCGAGAATGGAACCATCGACTACGAACAGCTGCTTGAAGTCGACCCCGAGATCATCGTCGTCCACTGGGGAATCAAAACCACCGGCAACACTGATAGCTTCTCGCTGTCAGCGTTCCACAAGCAGTTCGTCGAGCCGATGGAGACCGATCCGGTCGGCAGCCAGCTGACAGCGGTTGAGGCGGGCAATATATACCCCGGTGCGTTCGGGTCACAGGGCCCACTGGTGAACCTGCTCCAGACTGAGATGGTCGCCCAGCAGCTCTATCCTGAGGAGTTTGGCGAGTTCGAACCCGAACGGTTTCCCGAGGTGGCCGACGACAAGCAACTGTTCGACCGGCAGCGGGTGAAAGACATCATTCAGGGACGCTTCTAA
- a CDS encoding FAD-binding protein, giving the protein MHVFWHQRDLRIPDNRGLTAAAADDEVLPVYVLDTDLLSKVGKRQRAFLLAGVRALKAAYRDRDGDLLVRKGAAADVLSTVVEEYDADRVYYNDHYRPARRNRQRRVDEAVPTKSLTDLVLVDPAGLDSRYENHSRFYDDWQAHHKLPPVDPPEADSLADVSDPTTAPSIESDMDLPTPGYEGARQRYDDFLTGGIETYNETRDDMQAAVERPTSAVSRMSPYLAAGMIGIREIWRDASDRHTEATGDAQRNIQKYRYELSWREQSYHLLYHNPTLLSENYKSFPNRIEWENDGDNFEAWKRGETGYPFVDAGMRQLEREGYIHNRPRQNVASFLTKHLLVDWREGARHFRKRLVDHDPANNAASWQWTASTGTDSVDVRIFDPVAQMSKYDSGADYVTEYVPELRDVPANKIVDWPTLSDGEREELAPDYYHPIVDRNAAYERAQRVFETALGKR; this is encoded by the coding sequence ATGCACGTCTTCTGGCATCAGCGGGATCTCCGGATACCGGACAACCGCGGGTTGACTGCCGCTGCCGCAGACGACGAGGTACTGCCGGTGTACGTTCTCGATACGGACCTGCTGTCGAAGGTCGGGAAGCGGCAGCGAGCATTCCTGCTGGCCGGTGTCAGAGCGCTGAAAGCGGCGTATCGGGACCGCGACGGTGACCTGCTCGTCAGGAAGGGGGCCGCTGCCGATGTGCTCTCAACCGTCGTCGAGGAGTACGACGCCGACCGGGTGTACTACAACGACCACTACCGGCCGGCGCGCCGGAACCGACAGCGCCGTGTCGATGAGGCCGTGCCGACGAAGTCCCTGACCGACCTCGTCCTCGTCGATCCGGCCGGGCTCGACAGCCGGTACGAGAACCACAGCCGCTTCTACGACGACTGGCAGGCCCACCACAAGCTCCCGCCGGTCGACCCGCCCGAAGCGGACTCGCTTGCCGATGTGTCGGACCCGACGACGGCTCCGAGCATCGAGTCGGATATGGACCTGCCAACCCCCGGCTACGAGGGGGCACGGCAGCGGTACGACGACTTCCTCACCGGTGGCATCGAGACGTACAACGAGACCCGTGATGACATGCAGGCAGCCGTCGAGCGGCCGACAAGCGCCGTCTCGCGTATGTCGCCGTACCTCGCGGCAGGGATGATTGGTATCCGCGAGATATGGCGAGATGCGTCCGACCGCCACACCGAAGCCACCGGTGACGCCCAGCGGAACATCCAGAAGTACCGCTACGAACTCTCGTGGCGCGAGCAGAGCTATCACCTGCTGTACCACAACCCCACGCTGCTGTCAGAGAACTACAAGTCGTTCCCGAACCGTATCGAGTGGGAAAACGACGGGGACAACTTCGAGGCCTGGAAGCGCGGCGAGACGGGGTATCCGTTCGTTGACGCCGGGATGCGCCAGCTCGAACGGGAAGGATACATCCACAACCGGCCGCGCCAGAACGTCGCGTCCTTCCTCACGAAACATCTACTGGTCGACTGGCGCGAAGGCGCACGGCACTTCAGGAAGCGACTGGTCGACCACGACCCCGCTAACAACGCCGCAAGCTGGCAGTGGACGGCGTCTACCGGGACCGACTCCGTGGACGTGCGTATCTTCGACCCGGTCGCACAGATGAGCAAGTACGACAGCGGGGCGGACTACGTCACGGAATACGTGCCGGAGCTTCGTGATGTTCCGGCGAACAAGATCGTCGACTGGCCGACGCTCTCTGACGGCGAACGCGAGGAACTGGCTCCGGATTACTATCATCCAATCGTCGACCGAAACGCCGCCTACGAGCGAGCACAGCGCGTGTTTGAGACGGCGTTAGGGAAACGCTGA
- a CDS encoding metal-dependent hydrolase, which translates to MPDLLSHAFIAFTICTLLSLRYNWLTGEYVTVGMAGAFIPDMAKIKLLVDAAAVEAALGIPFNWLGIHTLGGAFVAVLVGTVVVNRADRRRVFMLLSLGAVSHLLADSLLLKASGRSYEVLWPLTQYHPPTPGLYLSTDIWLTGVTGSVAVAVYFLVQYRA; encoded by the coding sequence ATGCCGGACCTGCTCTCGCACGCCTTCATCGCGTTCACCATCTGTACCCTCCTGTCACTACGGTACAACTGGCTCACTGGCGAGTACGTCACCGTGGGGATGGCCGGCGCGTTCATCCCGGACATGGCGAAGATCAAGCTTCTCGTGGACGCTGCAGCGGTCGAGGCGGCGCTGGGGATCCCGTTCAACTGGCTGGGTATCCACACACTCGGCGGCGCGTTCGTTGCAGTCCTCGTAGGGACGGTCGTCGTGAACCGCGCCGACCGACGGCGCGTGTTCATGCTGCTGTCGCTCGGGGCTGTAAGTCACCTGCTCGCCGATTCGCTTTTGTTGAAGGCCTCTGGGCGGTCGTACGAAGTGCTGTGGCCACTGACACAGTACCACCCGCCCACGCCGGGGCTGTACCTGAGCACGGACATCTGGCTCACGGGCGTCACCGGTTCTGTTGCAGTGGCGGTTTATTTCCTCGTGCAGTACAGGGCATAG
- a CDS encoding FAD-dependent oxidoreductase, which yields MRERFDVVIAGAGPAGAQCARDLAERNYEVLVLETESEDEFPRQSNKSTAGTFMSAMTGFAIPDDVVMNYTDNVVLESPNDHYVRNQTGAVLEFAEFKQWLVSEGRNKGATYRFDARVSAPIMENGEIVGVRYDGDEEVYADIVIDATGPAAPLAKELDVCDLKRDHQAIGVEYEFEGVEMDHDDYADLRDAMMLRLDHDLAPGGYSWIFHTGEDTAKVGLCYIQNGSHQKYAKDGMGIDDYLEYWLDSDPRFDDAEKIEGTQAHRGSAHIQPPDSMSTDSFMAIGDTVPTVDPLWGEGIHKGMKSARAAAATADSALKPDEPDTSAENLSVYDQLWHSEVAPKHNARLMMTELLYLAPNERYDQLMDDLRSTGQDTLRQINGGDRRAIAKLTHLSDMPILVEYARRRLDI from the coding sequence ATGCGCGAGCGCTTTGACGTGGTGATAGCCGGAGCCGGGCCCGCCGGGGCGCAGTGTGCCCGTGATCTAGCGGAGCGAAACTACGAGGTGCTCGTTCTCGAAACCGAGTCCGAAGACGAGTTCCCGCGTCAGAGCAACAAGTCCACCGCCGGGACGTTCATGTCGGCGATGACGGGCTTTGCGATTCCCGATGACGTGGTGATGAACTATACGGACAACGTCGTGCTTGAGTCCCCCAACGACCACTACGTCCGTAATCAGACTGGGGCCGTCCTAGAGTTCGCGGAGTTCAAACAGTGGCTTGTCTCTGAGGGACGGAATAAGGGAGCGACCTACCGCTTTGACGCCCGCGTCTCGGCCCCCATCATGGAGAACGGGGAAATCGTCGGCGTCCGCTACGACGGCGACGAGGAGGTGTACGCGGACATCGTCATCGACGCCACCGGCCCCGCCGCGCCGCTGGCGAAGGAACTTGACGTGTGTGACCTCAAGCGGGACCATCAGGCAATCGGCGTTGAGTACGAGTTCGAGGGCGTTGAAATGGATCACGATGACTACGCCGACCTCCGGGATGCGATGATGCTCCGCCTGGATCACGACCTCGCCCCGGGTGGCTACTCCTGGATTTTCCACACCGGTGAAGACACAGCGAAGGTCGGCCTCTGTTACATCCAGAACGGCTCTCACCAGAAGTACGCGAAAGACGGGATGGGCATCGACGACTATCTGGAGTACTGGCTCGATTCGGACCCCAGATTCGACGACGCCGAAAAGATCGAGGGTACGCAAGCCCACCGCGGGTCGGCCCACATCCAGCCTCCTGACTCGATGAGCACGGACAGCTTCATGGCTATCGGCGACACTGTCCCGACTGTTGACCCGTTGTGGGGTGAGGGCATTCACAAGGGCATGAAGTCGGCCCGTGCCGCCGCCGCAACGGCCGACTCGGCGCTCAAGCCTGACGAACCCGACACCTCGGCGGAGAACCTCTCTGTCTACGACCAGCTCTGGCACAGCGAGGTGGCCCCGAAACACAACGCCCGCCTGATGATGACGGAACTGCTGTATCTCGCTCCGAACGAGCGGTACGATCAGTTGATGGACGACCTCCGGAGTACCGGACAGGACACACTCAGGCAAATCAACGGCGGCGACCGTCGGGCGATTGCGAAGCTCACCCATCTCTCGGACATGCCGATTCTCGTCGAATACGCCCGCCGCCGCCTCGATATTTGA
- a CDS encoding ATP-NAD kinase — translation MGTPIGVVGDNALADVLRDAGMAVERGRDGAVPKTNRVVAVGEDAVAAVARAVGDPLVLPVAAGRGVRSVPRDDAVAAVSGLAEARVERHPVLRVTMPDGTVEQAFWDVTLVTADAARISEFTVTSTADRIGQFRADGVVIATAAGSPGYAHRVGGPILAPSEQAVVAPIAPFATDPDHWVLPADGLNALVERDEATVKLLVDDHISRPVSYQERITISLGSPVRTAVVDESRSRFE, via the coding sequence ATGGGAACCCCCATTGGTGTGGTCGGTGACAACGCCCTAGCAGACGTGCTTCGAGACGCCGGCATGGCTGTTGAACGGGGTCGTGACGGCGCTGTTCCGAAGACCAACCGGGTCGTCGCTGTCGGCGAGGACGCCGTTGCTGCCGTGGCACGGGCTGTGGGTGACCCGCTGGTGTTACCGGTCGCGGCGGGTCGCGGCGTCCGGTCAGTACCCCGGGACGACGCTGTCGCTGCCGTGTCGGGACTTGCTGAAGCACGGGTCGAAAGACATCCAGTTCTCCGCGTGACGATGCCTGACGGGACGGTCGAACAGGCGTTCTGGGACGTGACCCTCGTTACCGCAGACGCCGCCCGTATCTCCGAGTTTACTGTCACGTCGACGGCCGACCGCATCGGACAGTTCCGGGCCGACGGCGTCGTGATCGCAACGGCCGCTGGCTCGCCGGGCTACGCCCATCGCGTCGGCGGCCCAATTCTGGCACCGTCGGAGCAGGCGGTGGTGGCACCGATCGCACCGTTTGCGACTGATCCGGATCACTGGGTCTTGCCGGCCGATGGCCTCAATGCCTTGGTTGAACGCGACGAGGCGACCGTCAAGCTACTCGTCGATGACCACATATCGCGGCCCGTCAGCTATCAGGAGCGTATCACGATCTCGCTCGGGTCCCCCGTTCGAACCGCCGTCGTTGACGAGAGTCGGTCCAGATTCGAGTGA
- a CDS encoding cytochrome B, whose amino-acid sequence MSDNDTDDVRTDGSGTGIVSPDDETPAWSERKERTQGLSRLTYEYFERARREDQDLRQQSDYVERDVLAFPAWPHEMMRNIALTSFFVGMILFVSATLPPEMPNPANSSVTPAIILPDWYLYWSFGLLKLGPLNPDLSILGGSKLMADRTYGVLANVVVVGFVAIVPFLNKGSARRPVEQPFWAAVGMSGVIFSLTIAALSIKNLVPMDSHLLFDLTFLVPIVSATITYAVLKTMREGYMFDLNRRYYRLRPPK is encoded by the coding sequence ATGAGCGACAACGACACAGACGACGTTCGCACGGACGGTTCCGGCACCGGTATCGTTTCGCCGGACGACGAGACTCCCGCATGGTCCGAGCGAAAGGAACGGACACAGGGGCTCTCCCGGCTGACGTACGAGTACTTCGAACGGGCACGCCGCGAGGACCAGGACCTCCGCCAGCAGTCGGACTACGTCGAGCGTGACGTGCTCGCGTTCCCGGCCTGGCCCCACGAGATGATGCGCAACATCGCGCTGACGTCCTTCTTCGTGGGCATGATCCTGTTCGTCTCGGCGACGCTGCCCCCGGAGATGCCAAACCCTGCTAACTCCAGTGTGACGCCGGCGATTATCCTGCCGGACTGGTATCTCTACTGGTCCTTTGGCCTGCTCAAGCTCGGTCCGCTGAACCCCGACCTGAGCATCCTCGGCGGCTCGAAGCTCATGGCCGACCGAACCTACGGTGTGTTGGCAAACGTCGTGGTCGTCGGCTTCGTCGCCATCGTCCCCTTCCTGAACAAGGGGTCCGCGCGCCGTCCCGTCGAGCAGCCCTTCTGGGCCGCGGTCGGGATGTCCGGCGTCATCTTCAGCCTGACCATCGCCGCACTGTCCATCAAGAACCTCGTTCCGATGGACTCGCACCTGCTGTTTGACCTGACGTTCCTCGTCCCCATCGTCAGCGCGACGATCACCTACGCGGTGCTCAAGACGATGCGCGAGGGCTACATGTTCGACCTCAACCGTCGGTACTACCGGCTGCGACCGCCGAAGTAA
- a CDS encoding cytochrome B6: MSLERKDEHDHKGWMESRELTPIESVYLTVLIWLDRRLRVVDYLEILEDLYYKVNMQMPKSHTEQYNLDNKFWYWYPLYALGSFSTVAYIVAAISGALLGFYYAPAAAAADGSPTVAYDSVMLIMGQLNLGYFLRSVHRWAAQIMVAAVFLHMLRVYFTGAYKEPRELNWLIGIVLISLTLVFGYTGYLLPWSQLSFWAGQIGVEMSLSIPLIGEWVAQLMFGGFTLSQATLQRMYILHVFFLPFITTAIIAVHIGIVWMQGIAEPH, encoded by the coding sequence ATGAGTCTCGAACGCAAAGACGAACACGATCACAAAGGCTGGATGGAATCGCGCGAGCTGACGCCGATCGAATCGGTGTACCTGACCGTGCTTATCTGGCTCGACCGACGGCTGCGCGTCGTTGACTATCTTGAGATCCTCGAAGATCTCTACTACAAGGTCAACATGCAGATGCCGAAGAGCCACACGGAGCAGTACAACCTCGACAACAAGTTCTGGTACTGGTACCCGCTGTACGCACTCGGGTCGTTCTCGACAGTTGCGTACATCGTTGCCGCGATATCCGGCGCGCTACTTGGCTTCTACTACGCCCCGGCCGCCGCGGCTGCCGACGGGTCACCGACGGTCGCGTACGACTCGGTGATGCTCATCATGGGCCAGCTCAACCTCGGCTACTTCCTGCGCTCGGTCCACCGCTGGGCCGCCCAGATTATGGTCGCTGCCGTGTTCCTCCACATGCTTCGTGTGTACTTCACCGGGGCATACAAGGAACCGCGCGAACTGAACTGGCTCATCGGCATCGTCCTCATCTCGCTGACGCTGGTGTTCGGATACACCGGCTACCTGCTGCCGTGGAGCCAGCTCTCGTTCTGGGCCGGCCAGATCGGCGTCGAGATGTCCCTTTCCATCCCGCTCATCGGTGAGTGGGTCGCACAGCTGATGTTCGGCGGGTTCACGCTTTCGCAGGCCACGCTACAGCGGATGTACATCCTGCACGTGTTCTTCCTGCCGTTCATCACGACTGCCATCATCGCGGTCCACATCGGCATCGTCTGGATGCAGGGGATCGCTGAACCACACTAA
- a CDS encoding cytochrome B, which translates to MPLDEDKYPAETGRRRFVKGVVGSAALSSVGVGGAAAVDATTDAAGEGGGTTPFVAVENTAGPAPRGMPIIPIEINGGEISGLWPEYDEKAGAAVAPDFGGSGIDYSSQWFQYCGIQSTAAIYPQSDRNSTFLNDTGTFSWQGEYESGKPLTVDMFDDYKEWGNGIGDPGVGKPASVVWRTNSDGKNGAPVQIIRSVEVEKMANGEGEYAELPSSVQSFVSEATDQGFIAWLNKCTHFCCVPGFKTQSGSANFAAANDIYCQCHQSVYDPFSPVQSTFVALPRPPQTE; encoded by the coding sequence ATGCCACTTGATGAAGACAAATATCCGGCTGAAACAGGCCGTCGTCGCTTCGTAAAGGGCGTCGTCGGGAGTGCAGCACTCTCCAGCGTCGGTGTCGGTGGCGCCGCAGCCGTCGACGCGACGACAGACGCCGCCGGCGAAGGTGGCGGGACGACCCCGTTCGTCGCCGTCGAGAACACCGCCGGACCGGCCCCGCGAGGGATGCCGATCATCCCTATCGAGATCAACGGTGGCGAGATCAGTGGCCTCTGGCCGGAGTACGACGAGAAAGCCGGCGCAGCCGTCGCACCGGACTTCGGCGGGAGCGGCATCGACTACTCCTCGCAGTGGTTCCAGTACTGTGGTATCCAGAGCACCGCAGCCATCTATCCGCAATCCGACCGGAACAGTACGTTCCTCAACGACACCGGGACCTTCTCTTGGCAAGGGGAGTACGAATCCGGCAAACCACTCACGGTCGACATGTTCGACGACTACAAAGAATGGGGCAACGGCATCGGTGACCCCGGTGTCGGAAAGCCTGCGAGCGTCGTCTGGCGGACCAACAGCGACGGAAAGAACGGCGCTCCGGTGCAGATAATCAGGTCCGTCGAAGTCGAAAAGATGGCAAACGGTGAGGGCGAGTACGCGGAGCTTCCCAGCAGCGTCCAGTCGTTCGTCTCCGAGGCGACTGACCAGGGCTTCATCGCCTGGCTGAACAAATGCACGCACTTCTGTTGCGTGCCAGGGTTCAAAACGCAGAGCGGGAGCGCTAACTTTGCCGCAGCCAACGATATCTACTGTCAGTGCCACCAGTCCGTGTACGACCCGTTCAGTCCCGTGCAATCGACGTTCGTGGCGCTGCCACGCCCACCACAGACGGAGTAA
- a CDS encoding halocyanin, whose product MNRREFVRTAGGAAGAAATLSATGAAAAQEEGGDGAKTVPDYGGFLDSVGNFDGSTVDATGQDTVTVEVGVQANGGAYGFGPPAVHVDNGATVQFEWTGNGGGHNVVSDGDGPLDSGSTTSSAGVNYEHTFEEDGIYPYLCVPHEGLNMKGAIVVGEEYPTQTIGGGGPVEVDPHYAGVPIQPHFVGFGAGLAVIIPLIFTFFQLKYGESPHTSGGNN is encoded by the coding sequence ATGAACAGACGGGAGTTCGTCCGGACAGCAGGGGGGGCCGCCGGTGCTGCGGCGACCCTCAGCGCCACCGGCGCTGCCGCCGCACAGGAGGAAGGCGGTGACGGTGCGAAAACCGTCCCGGACTACGGCGGTTTCCTGGATTCGGTCGGGAACTTCGACGGGTCGACCGTCGATGCGACCGGGCAGGACACAGTAACTGTCGAGGTCGGCGTGCAGGCCAACGGCGGCGCGTACGGGTTCGGTCCGCCAGCCGTCCACGTGGACAACGGCGCAACCGTCCAGTTCGAATGGACGGGCAACGGCGGCGGCCACAACGTCGTCTCGGACGGCGACGGACCACTGGACTCCGGAAGTACGACGTCCAGCGCCGGCGTCAACTACGAGCATACCTTCGAAGAGGACGGCATTTACCCGTACCTCTGTGTCCCCCACGAGGGACTCAACATGAAGGGTGCGATCGTCGTCGGCGAAGAGTACCCGACACAGACAATCGGTGGCGGTGGTCCGGTCGAAGTCGACCCACACTACGCCGGCGTCCCGATCCAGCCCCACTTCGTCGGATTTGGCGCTGGACTCGCAGTTATCATCCCGCTGATATTCACCTTCTTCCAGTTGAAGTACGGCGAATCGCCCCACACTAGTGGAGGGAACAACTAA